Proteins from a genomic interval of Tenacibaculum sp. SZ-18:
- a CDS encoding collagen-like triple helix repeat-containing protein: protein MITIHNTIKLSLAIIFSLIIFSCSGEDGEQGIEGPQGEQGVTGDTGPQGEAGSANVFYSDWITANYTINGAQVTNLMGLDVLTESELNPDTDVVLVYGRTNESIESRGIYALPYFFSDQNEYYTFGLFEGTNETGIQVRVSSTDSGTKVFTFFMEYRYVIIKSSQSISARQKSEYAKMSFNEIKEKFNIY from the coding sequence ATGATAACGATACATAACACAATAAAACTTTCTTTGGCAATAATATTTTCATTGATAATTTTTTCATGTAGTGGTGAGGATGGCGAACAAGGAATTGAAGGACCACAAGGAGAACAAGGTGTCACCGGAGATACAGGTCCCCAAGGAGAAGCTGGCTCCGCAAACGTATTTTATTCAGATTGGATTACAGCTAATTACACAATAAATGGTGCTCAGGTTACAAATTTAATGGGCTTAGATGTTCTAACTGAATCGGAATTAAACCCTGATACAGATGTTGTGCTTGTATATGGTAGGACAAACGAATCAATAGAAAGTAGAGGCATTTACGCCTTACCCTATTTTTTTTCCGATCAAAATGAATATTATACATTCGGACTATTTGAGGGAACAAATGAAACAGGTATTCAAGTGCGAGTAAGTTCGACTGACTCTGGCACAAAAGTATTTACGTTTTTTATGGAATACAGGTATGTTATTATAAAAAGTTCCCAGTCGATATCGGCAAGACAGAAAAGTGAATATGCTAAAATGAGTTTTAATGAAATTAAAGAAAAATTTAATATTTATTAA
- a CDS encoding fibronectin type III domain-containing protein produces MYKLFNVYILITALMFGCSSEISNDITTTNQNPGNFTINVTNITSSSALLTWSDSIDPDGDIVSYSIYFNGNEISSGLKTTEFLIEKLAHETSYTGRVIANDERNGITERNFSFTTITNTSDDVQISWQKSLGGSNTDVAYAVIQTNDLGYLVAGSTDSVDGDISSNMGGTDCWIVKLDYSGKLIWEKSFGGSDQDVIHDIKETKDGGIIVGAFSSSVGGDVSTNNGMRDFLVFKLDSGGNIIWSTSIGGSKDDILESIIETSDGSFIAVGYTSSDNFNVLGQSDAWVVKLSNEGELLWQQNLGYEMRDIAMSIDETTDLGYIIGGFSESSKDKRNMWIFKLNYDGVLQWEKFYVGTENEEIASVSETSDNGYIISGYSRSGDGDIGANNGSLDAIVIKTNNEGDITWKKVFGGSDVDGLNEVKQTVDGGYIAIGGSRSSDIDVTQNSGAFDFLILKMGSNGEVLWQKNIGGIGDDIPYSVEQSQDGGYIVAGSWYTNISGQGEGATGDDNFWVLKLE; encoded by the coding sequence ATGTATAAATTATTTAATGTATATATTTTGATTACAGCATTGATGTTTGGCTGTAGTAGTGAAATTAGTAATGACATTACAACTACTAATCAAAATCCAGGGAACTTTACGATAAATGTTACAAATATTACCAGTTCTAGTGCGCTGCTTACTTGGTCTGATTCAATTGATCCTGATGGAGATATTGTATCATATTCAATATATTTTAATGGCAACGAAATTTCCTCTGGTTTAAAAACTACTGAATTCTTAATTGAAAAATTAGCTCATGAGACAAGCTACACTGGGCGTGTTATAGCAAACGATGAGAGAAACGGAATTACAGAACGTAACTTTTCATTTACTACCATAACAAATACTAGTGATGATGTACAAATCTCCTGGCAAAAATCATTGGGAGGATCCAATACAGATGTTGCGTACGCAGTAATTCAAACAAACGATTTAGGATATCTTGTCGCTGGTTCCACAGACTCTGTAGACGGAGATATTTCTTCGAATATGGGAGGAACCGATTGTTGGATTGTAAAACTGGATTATTCAGGAAAATTAATTTGGGAAAAAAGTTTTGGAGGTTCAGATCAGGATGTAATTCATGACATAAAAGAAACAAAAGACGGCGGTATTATTGTTGGGGCGTTTTCAAGCTCAGTTGGTGGTGATGTTTCGACCAACAACGGTATGCGTGATTTTTTAGTTTTTAAACTTGATAGCGGAGGGAATATTATATGGAGTACAAGCATCGGAGGTTCAAAGGATGATATTCTAGAATCAATCATAGAAACCTCCGACGGTTCATTTATTGCCGTTGGTTATACTAGTTCTGATAATTTCAATGTGCTTGGGCAATCAGATGCATGGGTTGTGAAATTATCTAATGAAGGCGAATTACTTTGGCAACAAAATTTAGGGTATGAAATGAGAGATATTGCAATGTCAATCGATGAAACAACTGATCTTGGATATATTATTGGAGGTTTTAGCGAATCATCAAAGGACAAAAGAAATATGTGGATCTTTAAATTAAATTATGATGGAGTTTTACAATGGGAAAAGTTCTATGTTGGAACAGAAAATGAAGAAATCGCTTCTGTTTCAGAAACCTCAGATAATGGATATATTATCTCAGGATACTCTAGATCGGGCGATGGTGATATTGGGGCAAATAATGGTAGTTTAGATGCCATAGTCATTAAAACTAATAATGAAGGTGATATAACATGGAAAAAAGTGTTTGGAGGAAGTGATGTTGACGGCTTAAATGAAGTGAAACAAACAGTAGACGGGGGCTATATTGCCATCGGAGGATCTCGTTCAAGTGATATTGATGTTACACAAAATAGTGGCGCATTTGACTTCTTAATTCTTAAAATGGGATCCAACGGTGAAGTTTTATGGCAAAAAAATATAGGTGGTATTGGTGATGACATACCATATTCAGTAGAACAATCACAAGATGGAGGATATATTGTTGCTGGTAGTTGGTATACTAATATTTCCGGACAAGGAGAGGGAGCAACGGGAGATGACAACTTCTGGGTCCTAAAACTGGAATAA
- a CDS encoding helix-turn-helix domain-containing protein yields MDTTHKAQKFSYSLENIPYFLKNSLSEFNEELLLTNPLETLTILSYFATSLYDKNTISEVLWDITENCISYLNLEDCVIYMLDREKKYLVQKAAYGNKTDCKKKIISPLKIKVGNGYVGKTAKTGKYNRIDDVTLSNIYIKDDLKRKSELTVPIYIDNNIIGVLDSEHSQKAFFTDNHVYLFHLIAKLTELKLKQVINQKSSINITGDNKYFKKLEILMTKEKIFRDPNISLINIANQLKISGNYLSQLINTITGKNFADYINSFRVEDAKLKLTNNRFLNYTVISIGLESGFNSKSTFYSAFKKMVGISPSIYRKTT; encoded by the coding sequence ATGGACACAACACACAAGGCTCAAAAATTTAGTTATTCTTTGGAAAATATTCCATATTTTCTTAAAAATTCACTTTCGGAATTTAATGAGGAACTACTATTAACTAATCCATTAGAAACACTAACTATTTTAAGCTACTTTGCAACATCACTATATGATAAAAATACTATAAGTGAAGTCCTCTGGGATATTACTGAAAATTGTATTTCATATTTAAATCTGGAAGATTGTGTTATTTATATGCTGGATAGAGAAAAAAAATATTTAGTCCAAAAAGCTGCATATGGGAACAAAACCGATTGCAAAAAGAAAATTATAAGTCCTTTAAAAATTAAAGTAGGTAACGGCTATGTAGGAAAAACAGCAAAAACAGGTAAATATAACCGTATTGATGATGTTACTCTTTCCAATATTTATATTAAAGATGATCTAAAAAGAAAATCAGAATTAACTGTTCCTATTTATATTGATAATAATATTATTGGTGTGTTAGACTCTGAACACTCCCAAAAAGCTTTTTTTACTGATAATCATGTATACTTGTTTCACTTAATTGCCAAATTAACTGAACTTAAATTAAAACAAGTTATAAATCAAAAAAGCTCAATTAATATAACTGGAGATAATAAGTATTTTAAAAAGTTAGAAATACTAATGACAAAAGAAAAAATATTTAGAGACCCAAATATCAGTTTAATAAATATAGCTAATCAACTCAAAATAAGCGGGAATTATCTATCTCAACTTATAAACACCATAACTGGAAAAAATTTTGCAGATTATATTAATTCTTTTAGAGTTGAAGATGCAAAGTTAAAACTTACTAATAATCGTTTTTTAAACTATACTGTTATTAGTATTGGTCTCGAGTCTGGGTTTAACTCAAAATCTACATTTTATAGTGCATTTAAAAAAATGGTAGGAATTTCACCAAGCATTTACAGAAAAACCACCTAA
- a CDS encoding hybrid sensor histidine kinase/response regulator transcription factor, translated as MSFKNIFYLLNIWFIIFSLSLAAQNISSFDVKHYTIESGLSNNWISDLYQDKDGFIWLGTQYGLNRFNGNQFKKFTYVPGDSTALQANWVRTITQLNNNLIYLGTLGAGINVLNPYTEIFSSLPVKYNEENIDLSSVFKITPDQKKLWISSATSAYTYDIELQKIEQISDNMTLNISIADDTTKLILSTQFDTPNDESTSPSKLLKVIEKKTTEIKLSHNESLLNLFAISKDSTLIYSENNLFISSIQNGKLQQTFLDFKTNFSSVFSDIPFIYRDTKGNFWINAGDSIYKYTSDFSSFEIVRLKNILKNAPSNIRINCMLEDNEGNYWFGTNLGVFHLIKHKQFRHPILQKVGQIREIAESKNHFWFALPDGIYKWRKKTVAKPKKINSNNVKSLYVASDNFLYTVGKNAKNNTSLLKINPNQNNIESVSLATINLQKDACWKIIEDRNQRLWISQWDKLVVYNPKKGTAFEIKVFKKNIGIIDIFKDNSDNLWLATISSGLLQISNLSKLNASSNFSFISHTHNPNNHNSISSNLIQSIEQDENGTIWIGTDGGLNKMDKKNNTFKRYIRNEYMPNDKILSVLSDKNGRLWLSTVSHGILSFDINSEKFESFMASDGLYNNSMLISSKLMDSNGNIWLGSEGGLQFFNPKNLISNTAKSRSIIWESLTKFRRDTNLVYKFPKQNKTYKNTLFIEPKDQSIRFKFQTISFENQQKIKYHFKLNGLHKNWLPPQDIGEITLSSIPKGNYNLEIKATYNDQLIGTYNPISITVIPSWYKTDIAYLIYTLLIGLSIFAFYKIQVKNKIAKTEKEFISNLSKAKTRWFNQIAHEFRTPLTIILGATDQIKSDQNHSQKSKTSKHLTQIENQTHHLSNQVQKILEIAQMQDNKLDVQLNQGDFIAFAKYLCNSFNSMAVEKGICINFKSSHAKKELLFDEDKWRKIISNLISNSIKYNRINGKIDVSVSVLEQSQNLEIKVRDNGIGMNEKFLSQLFNPFSKEKPLNKQGVGLGLTLTKELVNLLKGTIRVKSKKHKGTTISIIAPFELPKPKANFSNHDFVFDENDQRPIILIAEDNEEVMDYMNFCLSSKYNLLKAANGKIAWDLCKKHLPDLILSDIMMPELDGIELSKKIQENEVTNHIPLIFLTSKSSRESKLKGLKTGAEDYIIKPFNRETLILRIENIINSRKKLQKKYKNEEITSLSKNKKIDSFMSKAIQIIHKELDNDEFGVPDFAEKLNISRIHLFRKIKNLTGLPPNKFIRRIRLQKSKELLHNHKYTISEIAYQVGFKDPAYFTRVFKEEFKKSPSEFRKNYF; from the coding sequence ATGAGTTTTAAAAATATTTTTTATTTATTAAATATTTGGTTTATAATTTTTTCTCTTTCTCTTGCTGCTCAAAATATCTCATCCTTTGATGTAAAACACTACACAATTGAAAGTGGACTATCCAATAATTGGATTTCTGATTTATATCAAGATAAAGACGGTTTTATTTGGTTAGGTACCCAATATGGATTAAACCGCTTTAATGGGAACCAATTTAAAAAATTCACATATGTACCTGGAGATTCAACAGCACTACAAGCCAATTGGGTAAGAACAATTACCCAACTAAATAACAACTTAATTTATTTAGGAACATTAGGTGCAGGAATAAATGTATTAAACCCATATACTGAAATTTTTTCAAGCTTACCAGTAAAGTACAACGAGGAAAATATCGACTTATCTTCTGTTTTTAAAATAACTCCTGATCAAAAAAAACTATGGATTTCGTCAGCAACATCAGCGTATACCTATGACATCGAGCTTCAAAAAATCGAACAGATTTCAGATAACATGACATTGAACATCAGTATTGCAGACGATACTACAAAATTGATTCTTAGTACTCAATTTGATACTCCTAATGATGAATCAACATCTCCTTCCAAATTATTAAAAGTTATAGAAAAAAAAACTACTGAAATAAAACTGTCGCATAATGAAAGCCTTCTGAATTTATTCGCAATATCTAAAGACAGCACCCTTATATATTCAGAAAATAATCTATTTATTTCATCCATCCAAAATGGAAAATTACAACAAACATTTCTAGATTTTAAAACTAATTTTTCTTCAGTTTTTTCCGATATCCCATTCATATATAGAGATACTAAAGGAAATTTTTGGATTAACGCTGGTGACTCAATTTATAAATATACTTCAGACTTTTCTTCATTTGAAATTGTACGATTAAAAAATATACTTAAAAATGCACCAAGTAATATCAGAATTAATTGTATGCTAGAAGATAATGAAGGAAATTATTGGTTTGGCACGAATCTGGGGGTTTTTCATTTAATTAAACATAAGCAATTCAGACATCCAATCTTACAAAAAGTAGGTCAAATAAGAGAGATTGCTGAATCTAAAAATCATTTTTGGTTTGCTCTACCAGATGGAATTTATAAATGGAGAAAAAAAACAGTTGCAAAACCTAAAAAAATAAATTCCAATAATGTAAAATCTCTATATGTAGCAAGTGACAACTTTTTATACACTGTCGGTAAAAATGCAAAGAATAATACATCACTACTCAAAATAAACCCTAATCAAAATAATATCGAGTCGGTGTCTCTTGCCACTATAAATTTACAAAAAGATGCTTGCTGGAAAATTATTGAAGATAGAAACCAACGTTTATGGATTTCACAATGGGACAAACTAGTAGTTTATAATCCTAAAAAAGGAACTGCTTTTGAAATAAAAGTATTTAAAAAGAACATTGGAATTATAGATATTTTTAAAGATAATAGCGATAATTTATGGTTAGCAACAATAAGTTCAGGATTACTTCAGATTTCAAATCTGAGTAAATTAAACGCATCTAGCAATTTTTCCTTTATATCTCATACCCATAATCCTAATAATCATAACTCTATCAGCTCTAATTTGATACAATCTATTGAACAGGACGAGAATGGCACGATATGGATTGGTACGGATGGTGGACTCAATAAAATGGATAAGAAAAACAATACATTCAAAAGATATATAAGGAATGAATATATGCCAAATGATAAAATTCTATCTGTACTAAGCGATAAAAATGGAAGATTATGGTTAAGTACGGTAAGTCACGGTATTTTATCTTTTGATATTAATTCTGAAAAATTCGAAAGTTTTATGGCTTCGGATGGTTTATATAATAATTCAATGTTAATTAGTTCTAAACTCATGGATAGCAATGGTAATATTTGGCTTGGAAGTGAAGGAGGACTGCAATTTTTCAATCCAAAAAACCTTATCTCAAATACAGCTAAATCAAGATCTATAATTTGGGAATCTCTTACTAAATTTAGAAGAGATACCAATTTAGTTTATAAATTTCCAAAACAAAATAAGACCTATAAAAATACTTTATTCATTGAACCAAAAGATCAAAGTATTCGTTTTAAATTTCAAACTATATCTTTCGAAAACCAACAAAAAATTAAGTATCATTTTAAGCTAAATGGTTTACACAAAAATTGGCTTCCTCCTCAAGATATTGGTGAAATTACCCTATCCTCTATTCCTAAAGGAAACTATAATTTGGAAATAAAAGCAACTTATAACGATCAACTTATTGGAACTTATAATCCGATTAGCATCACCGTAATCCCATCTTGGTATAAAACAGATATAGCATATTTAATTTATACTTTACTTATTGGATTATCGATTTTCGCCTTTTATAAAATCCAAGTGAAAAATAAAATAGCAAAAACCGAAAAGGAATTTATATCGAATTTATCGAAAGCAAAAACACGTTGGTTTAATCAAATTGCACACGAATTTAGAACTCCTCTTACTATAATTTTGGGAGCAACTGATCAAATAAAAAGCGATCAAAATCATTCTCAAAAATCTAAAACAAGTAAACATCTTACTCAAATTGAAAATCAAACCCATCATTTATCAAACCAGGTTCAAAAGATACTCGAAATTGCTCAAATGCAGGATAATAAATTAGATGTTCAACTTAATCAAGGTGATTTCATTGCTTTTGCTAAATACCTGTGTAATTCATTTAACTCTATGGCCGTTGAGAAAGGAATTTGTATAAATTTTAAAAGTTCACACGCAAAAAAAGAGTTGTTATTTGATGAGGATAAATGGAGGAAAATTATATCTAATCTTATCTCTAATTCTATTAAATACAATAGAATAAATGGAAAAATAGATGTTTCTGTAAGTGTCCTAGAGCAATCACAAAATCTAGAAATTAAAGTACGTGATAATGGAATTGGCATGAATGAAAAGTTTCTTTCTCAACTGTTTAATCCCTTTAGTAAAGAAAAACCTTTAAATAAACAGGGTGTTGGATTAGGACTCACTTTAACTAAGGAACTAGTGAATCTTTTGAAAGGTACTATTCGTGTAAAAAGCAAAAAACACAAAGGAACAACTATTTCCATAATAGCACCATTTGAACTACCAAAACCTAAAGCAAATTTTAGTAATCACGATTTCGTTTTTGATGAGAATGATCAACGTCCCATCATTCTAATTGCTGAAGATAACGAAGAAGTTATGGATTATATGAACTTTTGCTTATCAAGTAAATATAATCTACTTAAAGCAGCTAATGGGAAAATTGCTTGGGATTTATGTAAAAAACATTTACCAGATTTAATATTATCTGACATAATGATGCCTGAATTAGATGGAATAGAACTGAGTAAAAAAATACAAGAAAACGAGGTTACTAATCATATTCCTCTAATATTTCTAACTTCTAAATCGAGTCGAGAAAGTAAATTGAAAGGATTAAAAACAGGTGCTGAAGATTATATTATAAAACCATTTAATAGAGAAACACTGATACTTCGTATTGAGAATATAATCAACTCCAGAAAAAAGCTACAGAAAAAATATAAAAACGAAGAAATAACATCTTTATCTAAAAATAAAAAAATCGATTCGTTTATGTCGAAAGCAATTCAAATAATTCATAAGGAATTGGATAATGATGAATTTGGAGTTCCTGATTTCGCCGAAAAATTAAACATAAGTAGAATTCATTTATTTCGAAAAATAAAAAATCTAACTGGACTACCTCCCAACAAATTTATTAGAAGAATTCGTTTACAAAAAAGTAAAGAATTACTCCACAATCATAAATATACGATATCAGAAATTGCATACCAGGTTGGCTTCAAAGACCCAGCTTACTTTACTCGGGTTTTCAAGGAAGAATTCAAAAAATCACCCTCTGAATTCAGAAAAAATTATTTCTAA
- a CDS encoding starch-binding protein, which translates to MKTYFLRLSFVVLFTTMLTYDYLFSQNDFREETIYFLLTSRFNDGDPNNNAPNEWSSYNEDPDINPSITNPNDVTWRGDFKGLIQKLDYIKDMGFTAIWITPIVHNRSPLDYHGYHAWDFTRVDPRLESPSATFQDLINEVHARGMKIVLDVVTNHAGRFGIKDVAEIKYNTDPTKPWAAVDNPNWEYDGITPNPDDGLIWSRANLAKMPAPYNQNLAAYNFPGKESYVDTSDPDWYHHSGNGFAQGFDDIENLHNRALAGDTPDLNTSNPKVREYLVEAYRKYIEMGVDAFRWDTLKHMSKEDVLYFFDAFKAINPNLFIFGEVAQKRHELHPVEETNPHYYTWRGAVNNSAPLDLAVIDFYGEATFHGTFEEGQSFPTVKAAARYDHLYSDPSTLITWLDNHDFGPNNDWNRRYGGSDENLAACMNFMFTWRGIPTVYYGTEMRFKAGEYADIHNAAGIQESIDNTGRAYYGDVMNQAPSHKIYQQIKKLNAMRRAVPALQKGSWEWKEAPGNAVSYKRVHGNSEVVVGLAKDGSASFSISGVTDGVYRDAVTGRETFASGGRINFSVTSGSAGVYVLDGPGLIGPCGGGYFETCVNGPSKPIVTINSNTTQSENPIQVSMEAFGGSGSLEIFYTTDNSNPNQSSNRYTSSFTVNNSSTIKAIAFDSNGIASDIITQNFAIGPVQGLHVYFKKPASWSQVNIHYWNESPDVLPTSNWPGPEMNQIGNTDWYEYVFNGVTSTNLLFNDNGNAKTDDLVRTQDGWFQDNQWFDTDPRDNTTPDDPDPDSVDSIIIYYKGNISNPNIYYWNTSPETTTTSWPGENMTDIGNGWFSYTFSNVNCTNLIFSSNGNNQTDDLQRCGDGWYFNGTWYDSNPEEQPTGNDLNIYFKSDSYSDPEIYFWNVSPSNLTTTWPGETMTLQSNGWYKYTFNNTDCSNIIFSNNGNSQTLDLKRCSEGWFYNGTWYDSDPDNLQASVNSISSNSSLPDLISIYPNSINDNSKVRIGNSNSKTDLKIEVISVYGTSKTLIHTKIDSGIHEFKLNEIQHQLTNGIYFVRITINGKSTVKKIIKK; encoded by the coding sequence ATGAAAACTTATTTCTTAAGACTAAGTTTTGTGGTACTTTTTACTACCATGTTAACTTACGACTATCTTTTCTCTCAAAACGATTTTAGAGAAGAAACAATTTACTTTCTACTTACAAGTAGATTCAATGATGGAGACCCAAATAATAATGCTCCCAATGAGTGGTCTTCATATAATGAAGATCCCGATATCAATCCAAGTATTACAAATCCTAATGATGTAACCTGGAGAGGCGATTTTAAAGGTTTAATTCAAAAATTAGATTACATAAAAGACATGGGCTTTACGGCAATTTGGATTACGCCTATTGTTCATAACAGAAGTCCTTTAGATTATCATGGGTATCATGCTTGGGATTTTACTCGTGTTGATCCAAGGTTGGAATCACCTAGTGCAACTTTCCAAGATTTAATCAATGAAGTTCACGCTAGAGGAATGAAAATCGTGCTAGATGTTGTAACCAACCATGCAGGACGATTTGGCATTAAAGATGTTGCAGAAATTAAGTACAACACCGATCCGACTAAACCATGGGCTGCAGTTGATAATCCTAATTGGGAATACGATGGAATTACACCAAACCCAGATGACGGATTAATTTGGAGTAGAGCAAACTTGGCAAAAATGCCAGCACCTTATAATCAAAATTTAGCAGCTTACAATTTCCCAGGAAAAGAAAGTTATGTGGACACAAGTGATCCTGATTGGTATCATCATTCAGGTAATGGATTTGCTCAAGGTTTTGATGATATTGAAAACTTACATAATCGAGCTCTTGCCGGGGACACTCCAGATTTAAATACAAGTAACCCAAAAGTTAGAGAATATTTAGTGGAAGCATATCGCAAATATATCGAAATGGGAGTAGATGCTTTTCGCTGGGACACACTAAAACATATGAGCAAAGAGGATGTACTTTATTTCTTTGACGCATTCAAAGCTATCAATCCAAATCTTTTTATTTTCGGAGAAGTTGCTCAAAAGCGACATGAACTTCACCCAGTTGAGGAAACCAATCCTCATTATTACACTTGGCGTGGTGCAGTAAATAATTCTGCTCCATTGGATTTAGCCGTAATTGATTTTTACGGAGAGGCTACTTTTCATGGAACTTTTGAAGAAGGTCAATCATTTCCAACAGTAAAAGCAGCCGCCCGTTACGATCATTTATACAGTGATCCTTCTACATTAATTACGTGGTTAGACAACCATGACTTTGGCCCAAATAACGACTGGAACCGACGCTATGGAGGAAGCGACGAGAACTTAGCGGCATGCATGAACTTTATGTTCACTTGGCGCGGAATTCCAACAGTATATTACGGAACTGAAATGCGCTTTAAAGCGGGTGAATATGCAGATATTCATAATGCTGCTGGAATTCAAGAATCCATTGACAATACTGGTAGAGCTTATTATGGCGATGTTATGAATCAGGCTCCAAGTCATAAAATCTATCAACAAATAAAAAAATTAAATGCAATGCGACGCGCTGTCCCCGCTTTACAAAAAGGAAGTTGGGAATGGAAAGAAGCTCCAGGAAATGCTGTTTCTTATAAAAGAGTTCATGGAAACAGTGAAGTTGTTGTTGGATTAGCCAAAGATGGCAGTGCATCATTTTCTATATCTGGAGTTACTGATGGCGTGTATAGAGATGCTGTAACTGGAAGAGAAACTTTTGCTTCTGGAGGTAGAATCAATTTTTCAGTTACTTCTGGTTCTGCTGGAGTTTATGTTTTAGACGGACCAGGGCTAATTGGACCATGTGGTGGTGGATATTTTGAAACCTGTGTTAATGGACCTAGTAAACCTATTGTAACTATTAATTCAAATACAACTCAATCCGAAAATCCAATACAAGTATCAATGGAAGCTTTTGGTGGCTCTGGAAGCTTAGAAATTTTCTATACTACTGATAATTCCAATCCAAATCAATCTAGTAATCGTTATACCAGTTCTTTTACTGTCAATAATTCTTCTACCATAAAAGCAATTGCATTTGACAGTAATGGAATAGCCTCAGATATTATAACACAAAACTTTGCTATCGGACCAGTTCAAGGATTACATGTATACTTTAAAAAACCTGCTTCTTGGTCGCAAGTAAATATTCATTATTGGAATGAATCTCCAGATGTTTTACCTACTAGCAATTGGCCTGGTCCAGAAATGAATCAAATTGGAAATACAGATTGGTATGAATATGTATTCAACGGAGTAACAAGTACAAACTTACTATTTAATGATAATGGTAATGCAAAAACTGATGATTTAGTTAGGACTCAAGATGGATGGTTTCAAGATAACCAATGGTTTGATACAGATCCAAGAGATAATACAACACCTGATGATCCAGATCCAGATTCGGTTGATAGTATAATAATTTATTACAAAGGAAACATTTCGAATCCTAACATATATTACTGGAATACAAGTCCTGAAACTACTACAACATCTTGGCCTGGTGAAAATATGACTGATATTGGCAATGGCTGGTTCTCCTACACGTTCAGCAATGTGAATTGTACCAATTTGATTTTTAGTAGTAACGGAAATAATCAAACTGATGATTTACAACGATGCGGAGATGGTTGGTATTTCAATGGAACTTGGTATGACTCCAATCCAGAAGAACAACCTACTGGAAACGACTTAAACATCTATTTCAAATCTGATTCTTACAGTGATCCTGAAATATACTTTTGGAATGTTTCACCTTCCAACCTAACCACAACTTGGCCAGGTGAAACTATGACGTTACAAAGTAATGGTTGGTACAAATACACTTTCAATAATACCGATTGCTCAAATATTATATTCAGCAATAATGGAAACTCTCAAACGCTTGATTTAAAGAGATGTTCTGAAGGTTGGTTTTATAATGGAACCTGGTATGATTCTGATCCAGATAATTTACAAGCCAGCGTAAATTCAATCTCTAGTAATTCCAGTCTCCCAGATCTAATATCAATTTATCCCAACTCAATTAATGATAATTCCAAAGTAAGAATTGGTAATTCGAATAGTAAAACAGATTTAAAAATTGAAGTAATTAGTGTTTATGGCACTTCCAAAACTTTAATCCATACCAAAATTGATTCAGGAATACATGAATTTAAACTTAACGAAATTCAACATCAATTGACCAACGGAATCTATTTTGTTCGCATAACAATTAACGGAAAATCTACAGTTAAAAAAATTATTAAAAAGTAA